The genomic region AAGGTGGTCCAGAGCATGTAGAACTTGGGGGAGCGGAGCATCTCGGAAACGGTAGCGTCATGCACGGCCTTCTTGGCGACGGCGGGCTTGCCTTCTTCGCCTTTAACCACCGGTTCGGCGGGAACGTACCCCTTGGGCGGGTTGGCCAGCACGAAGGAGAGGCCGCAGACGATGACGGCGAAGCCGGCGGCTAAGATGTACATCGACTGCTGGATGCCGTAAACCCCCAGGAGGTAGCTGGAGAGCGGCGCGATGTACACCGGCGCGAGACCGAAGCCGGCGACCACGATCCCGGCGATGAGGCCGGTCTTCTTGGCGGAGAACCACTTGAGCGCCGGCGGGGTGGCTGCGGAGTAGCCGAAACCGAAGCCGGAGCCGGCCAGGACGCCGAAGCCGGTGACCCAGGCTGCGTAGCTGTTGGAGTAGCCCATGAGGCAGAAGCCGGCGCCTACCAGGATGCCGCCGATGAGCGCGGTCTTTGCCGGGCCGATCTTGTCCTGGCACTTGCCTGCGACGATCATCGAGAAAGCAAAGGCGAGACAGCAGAGAGCGTACGGGTCGTTGATGGAGCTCAGGCTCCACTGGAACGCATCGGGGCCGCCCTTTTCGATGGACGCCTTGATGGCACCCTTGAAGATACTCCAGGCATACAGCACCCCGAGTGCCAGGTTGATTCCGGTTCCGGCGATGACTACCTGCCACCCCTTGTTAGATGTTGTTTTGGACATGCCTTTATACCTCCATGTTGGGATTGACCGCTCTTACCGTATACGTTAGCAACTTGCATACCAACGTTTTA from Citrifermentans bremense harbors:
- a CDS encoding L-lactate MFS transporter; the protein is MSKTTSNKGWQVVIAGTGINLALGVLYAWSIFKGAIKASIEKGGPDAFQWSLSSINDPYALCCLAFAFSMIVAGKCQDKIGPAKTALIGGILVGAGFCLMGYSNSYAAWVTGFGVLAGSGFGFGYSAATPPALKWFSAKKTGLIAGIVVAGFGLAPVYIAPLSSYLLGVYGIQQSMYILAAGFAVIVCGLSFVLANPPKGYVPAEPVVKGEEGKPAVAKKAVHDATVSEMLRSPKFYMLWTTFFIGAGAGLMVIGSVAGLAKKSMGPMAFVAVAIMAIGNASGRVVAGVLSDKIGRRATLTIMLSFQAVLMFAAVPVVGSGSATLLVLLASFIGFNYGSNLTLFPSFAKDYWGFKNYGLNYGALFSAWGVGGLVMGRVSEMMNAQPGGLNKSFILAGSCLALGTVITFFLREKKAVAVEATEVVGEKVAVKVSA